A stretch of Edaphobacter lichenicola DNA encodes these proteins:
- a CDS encoding carboxypeptidase-like regulatory domain-containing protein codes for MISRLAQPRCLLCTIIRTFHPVTRGVFCKPESSARCYFYLSSIRCSDRTPAAVCGFVQDASRVRIAAAKVEAQLAGTAQTRRVSSDSRGEFSIEELTPGSWHVPSMRLASQLLGRIYP; via the coding sequence ATGATTTCGCGCCTCGCTCAGCCACGCTGTTTACTATGCACAATAATCAGAACCTTCCATCCAGTTACGAGGGGGGTATTCTGCAAACCAGAATCTTCGGCACGCTGCTATTTCTATCTTTCATCCATACGTTGCTCGGACAGAACTCCAGCGGCAGTTTGTGGGTTTGTGCAGGACGCTTCCAGGGTAAGAATCGCTGCGGCAAAGGTCGAGGCACAACTTGCCGGAACGGCTCAGACGCGTCGCGTCAGCTCCGATTCGCGCGGTGAATTCAGTATCGAGGAACTTACGCCGGGGTCTTGGCATGTGCCGTCGATGCGACTGGCTTCGCAACTGCTGGGGCGGATTTATCCATAG
- a CDS encoding vanadium-dependent haloperoxidase, translated as MAIIHTCMFDAWAAYDDVSVGTRLGGSLRRPLIERTAVNKEKAVSFAAYRALEDLFPGQRTSNMDPLMEALGFDYSEASEDIGTPSGIGSIACQAVLEFRHRDGANQLGDRHPGAYSDYTGFTPTNTAEVLKDQNRWQPLMVNGIPQRWLLPQWAMVTPFALTSAAQFRDVVLAQGPARYPSPGYWKQALDVVDLSAHLGDREKVIAEYWADGSSTVTPPGHWVVFAQHLSQRDHHSLDQDVKLFFILANALMDAGIAAWDAKRCTDFIRPITVVRALLSTREIQAWAGPGLGVRTVYGKDFRTYLPTPPFSSYVSGHSAFSAAGAEILKRFTGSDQFGESFTVGAGTSLIERGLTPTVPITLSWPTFSDAADQAGMSRRYGGIHYEEDDLAGRALGRAVAKEAWNKAMAYIDGAATGTN; from the coding sequence ATGGCCATCATCCACACCTGCATGTTCGACGCTTGGGCGGCCTACGATGACGTTTCAGTCGGAACCAGACTAGGCGGCAGCCTGCGCCGTCCGCTGATCGAGCGCACTGCAGTTAACAAAGAAAAGGCGGTGAGCTTCGCCGCATACCGCGCCTTGGAGGATCTGTTTCCAGGTCAGAGGACCAGCAACATGGATCCTCTCATGGAGGCTTTGGGGTTCGACTATTCCGAGGCTTCGGAGGATATCGGCACGCCCAGCGGCATCGGCAGTATTGCTTGTCAGGCGGTGCTGGAGTTTCGACATCGCGACGGGGCGAACCAACTCGGCGACCGGCATCCCGGAGCGTATTCCGACTATACCGGCTTCACTCCGACCAATACGGCTGAGGTATTGAAAGATCAGAACCGTTGGCAACCACTGATGGTCAATGGTATTCCGCAGAGATGGCTCTTGCCGCAGTGGGCGATGGTCACGCCTTTTGCCTTGACTTCAGCAGCTCAATTTCGCGATGTCGTGTTGGCGCAGGGGCCCGCGCGATATCCCTCTCCCGGTTATTGGAAACAGGCCCTCGATGTGGTGGACTTAAGCGCCCATCTAGGGGATAGGGAAAAGGTGATAGCTGAGTATTGGGCCGATGGTTCCTCCACCGTAACTCCACCCGGCCACTGGGTCGTGTTTGCACAGCACCTTTCCCAGAGAGACCACCATAGCCTTGATCAGGACGTTAAGCTCTTTTTCATTTTGGCGAACGCTCTTATGGACGCAGGCATCGCCGCCTGGGACGCGAAGCGCTGCACCGATTTTATTCGCCCCATCACGGTGGTTCGCGCGCTCCTGAGCACCAGAGAGATCCAGGCCTGGGCCGGACCTGGACTGGGGGTAAGAACGGTGTACGGTAAAGACTTCAGGACCTACTTGCCCACGCCGCCCTTCTCCAGCTATGTATCAGGCCATAGTGCATTCAGCGCTGCGGGCGCGGAAATTCTGAAACGATTTACCGGCAGCGACCAATTCGGGGAGTCCTTCACGGTTGGGGCAGGAACGTCTTTAATTGAGCGGGGGCTCACACCGACGGTCCCGATCACACTCTCGTGGCCTACGTTTTCAGATGCAGCCGACCAGGCGGGTATGTCGCGACGTTATGGTGGTATCCATTACGAGGAAGACGATCTGGCCGGTCGGGCGCTTGGGCGCGCTGTGGCCAAGGAAGCATGGAACAAAGCGATGGCTTACATCGACGGTGCAGCCACTGGAACCAACTGA
- a CDS encoding alpha/beta fold hydrolase: MNFKLIRLAGLVGLTLATNVLGQANLNPTEDKVVEQLGNAFTAGLVKVNGTSLHFVRGGTGPPVILIHGFPEDWYEFRKVMPQLVSRFTVVAVDLRGVGESAATSDGYDAANLAKDIHELAENLHLEHVYVVGHDIGGMVAYAFARRYPQGARGVMILDVALPGLDPWNEIEALPVMWHVLFHQTDLPEKLVAGRQQSYFSYFFSAKPFSDETVVHYANAYRDPDHLKTAFEFYRAFLENAKFNAEQRAPIPMPFVLGAGEWDVFARFLPRIAEVMRTHGCANVRTAIIKGSVHYVVEEKPEAVADLILQYASE; the protein is encoded by the coding sequence ATGAATTTCAAGCTCATAAGATTAGCGGGACTGGTTGGACTGACTCTAGCAACAAACGTTCTTGGGCAAGCAAACCTGAACCCGACAGAGGATAAGGTTGTAGAACAGCTAGGAAATGCGTTCACAGCGGGGCTTGTGAAGGTGAACGGCACATCTCTGCACTTCGTCCGTGGCGGAACAGGGCCCCCGGTGATCCTGATTCACGGGTTTCCTGAAGATTGGTATGAGTTTCGCAAAGTCATGCCGCAACTCGTGAGCCGGTTCACGGTGGTAGCGGTTGATCTACGCGGTGTCGGCGAATCGGCGGCCACTTCAGATGGCTACGACGCAGCCAATCTTGCAAAGGACATACACGAGTTGGCTGAGAATCTTCATCTCGAACATGTCTATGTTGTCGGCCACGATATCGGAGGCATGGTCGCTTACGCCTTTGCTCGACGTTACCCGCAGGGTGCCCGCGGAGTGATGATCCTGGATGTTGCACTTCCGGGTCTCGATCCCTGGAATGAAATCGAAGCTCTGCCTGTAATGTGGCACGTACTATTTCACCAGACGGACCTGCCGGAGAAGCTTGTTGCCGGCCGTCAGCAGAGCTATTTTAGCTATTTCTTCTCAGCCAAGCCCTTCAGTGACGAGACCGTGGTCCACTATGCCAATGCTTATCGCGATCCGGATCACCTCAAGACAGCATTCGAGTTCTACCGCGCCTTCCTGGAGAACGCCAAATTCAATGCTGAACAACGCGCTCCAATTCCAATGCCGTTCGTGCTGGGAGCCGGAGAGTGGGACGTTTTCGCTCGGTTCTTGCCCAGGATCGCCGAAGTTATGCGAACGCACGGGTGTGCAAATGTAAGGACGGCGATTATCAAAGGCAGTGTCCACTATGTAGTGGAGGAAAAGCCGGAGGCGGTGGCAGACCTCATTTTGCAATATGCTTCAGAATGA
- a CDS encoding DUF1569 domain-containing protein translates to MRSLFEARAVEQIKERLARLQPDCQREWGTMTPGQAMAHCAGSMELAVGDRIPPRMLLARIMGRVVKPMALGNDRLMRRGSPTSRDLLVQDRRDLGTERERLGRLIDRFVVAGPKGCTVHPHSFFGRLTPEEWAELMYKHLDHHLRQFGV, encoded by the coding sequence ATGAGGAGTTTATTTGAAGCGAGAGCGGTAGAACAGATCAAGGAGAGACTGGCGCGATTGCAGCCGGATTGCCAGCGTGAGTGGGGCACGATGACCCCAGGCCAGGCGATGGCGCACTGTGCGGGAAGCATGGAGTTGGCGGTTGGAGATCGGATTCCGCCGCGAATGCTGCTGGCACGGATCATGGGACGGGTGGTGAAGCCGATGGCGCTTGGAAATGACAGACTTATGCGCCGGGGTTCGCCGACGTCGAGGGATCTCTTGGTACAGGATCGACGGGACCTGGGAACGGAACGAGAGCGGTTGGGCAGATTGATTGATCGTTTTGTAGTGGCGGGACCGAAGGGGTGCACGGTGCATCCGCATAGTTTTTTTGGCCGGCTAACCCCGGAGGAGTGGGCGGAACTGATGTACAAGCATCTCGATCATCACCTGAGACAGTTCGGCGTATAG
- a CDS encoding transposase translates to MRTASATIKGFEVMRMIRRRHCLLCKPKVPGEIQFINKLFDVAA, encoded by the coding sequence ATGAGAACAGCGTCTGCCACCATCAAGGGATTTGAAGTCATGCGGATGATCCGCCGCCGCCATTGCCTCCTCTGCAAGCCCAAGGTCCCCGGCGAAATTCAATTCATCAACAAGCTGTTCGATGTTGCTGCCTGA
- a CDS encoding RNA polymerase sigma factor has protein sequence MAGETPAQVREIVKAIYSTDSRRILASLIRVLGDFDLAEESLHDAFMAAMEKWAQAGVPANPRAWLVSTGRFKAIDKMRRRGRFHASLEDAAEHLQLEAFDPAQWDDQLLEDDRLRLIFICCHPALPRDAQISLTLREVCGLTTEEIARAFLMSAPTIAKRIVRAKAKIRDAKIPYEVPERVDLSDRLDSVLQVIYLIFTEGYAASAGASLTRADLSEEAIRLGRLLVDLLPEAETLGLLALMLLQESRRATRVTPDGEIVLLEEQDRSLWNEKLINEGRGLIKSSLATRCVGPYTLQAAIAAVHAQAKESISTDWAQIVGLYDVLLRANPSPVIELNRAVAVAMRDGPATGLAIVDRILERGDLQNYYLAHSVRADLRQRLRKTPEAVASYKRALSLAWQEPARRFLERRLHELEDRATYKIKKD, from the coding sequence ATGGCAGGAGAAACACCCGCCCAGGTGCGAGAGATAGTCAAAGCGATCTACAGCACAGATTCGCGACGCATCCTTGCGTCGCTTATCCGGGTGCTCGGGGATTTCGATCTTGCGGAGGAATCGCTTCACGACGCTTTCATGGCGGCGATGGAAAAGTGGGCGCAAGCTGGGGTTCCCGCCAATCCGCGAGCATGGCTGGTGTCAACAGGGCGATTCAAAGCCATCGACAAGATGCGTCGGCGCGGCCGCTTTCATGCATCGCTGGAGGATGCTGCGGAACACCTTCAATTGGAGGCGTTCGACCCAGCACAGTGGGACGATCAACTCCTCGAAGATGACCGGTTGCGACTTATTTTCATTTGTTGCCACCCAGCGCTGCCGCGGGATGCGCAAATATCCCTGACCTTGCGCGAAGTCTGCGGTCTTACGACGGAAGAGATTGCGCGGGCATTCCTTATGAGTGCGCCGACAATCGCAAAGCGGATCGTCCGCGCCAAGGCGAAGATCCGCGATGCGAAAATTCCCTACGAAGTGCCTGAACGGGTTGATCTGTCCGATCGATTGGACTCGGTGCTCCAAGTGATCTACCTAATCTTTACCGAGGGCTACGCCGCATCAGCAGGGGCATCACTGACGCGGGCCGATCTGTCAGAGGAAGCGATCCGCCTTGGGCGCCTGCTCGTGGACCTGCTGCCCGAGGCGGAGACGCTCGGATTGCTGGCGTTGATGCTTCTCCAGGAATCGCGCCGCGCCACCCGCGTTACGCCTGATGGTGAGATCGTCCTCCTTGAAGAGCAGGACCGTTCACTCTGGAACGAGAAGCTTATTAATGAAGGAAGAGGGCTGATAAAAAGCTCATTGGCAACGCGCTGCGTCGGGCCGTACACATTGCAGGCGGCCATCGCGGCAGTGCATGCGCAGGCAAAAGAGTCTATTTCCACCGACTGGGCGCAGATTGTCGGACTCTACGATGTGCTTCTTCGTGCAAATCCTTCGCCGGTGATTGAACTCAACCGTGCGGTTGCGGTCGCCATGCGCGATGGGCCGGCGACAGGGCTCGCAATCGTCGACCGAATCTTGGAGCGCGGTGACTTGCAGAATTACTATCTTGCCCATTCCGTGCGCGCCGACCTGCGCCAGCGTTTGCGCAAAACACCGGAAGCGGTAGCGTCCTATAAAAGAGCTCTAAGCCTTGCCTGGCAGGAACCTGCGCGGCGATTCCTGGAACGGCGTCTACACGAACTTGAGGATCGAGCCACATATAAGATCAAGAAAGACTAA
- a CDS encoding YciI family protein, with translation MKYLCLVFYDEKKRNALSERESLALIDEAISFNDELQTTGHFITAYPLEDVHAASTVRVRSGKVTVTDGPFVETNEQIGGFILIEARDLNEAIQIASRIPPARLGGVEVRPVIENPTLEYWKDKPGR, from the coding sequence ATGAAATATCTATGTTTGGTCTTCTATGACGAGAAGAAGCGGAATGCCCTGTCGGAGCGCGAGTCCTTGGCTCTGATTGATGAGGCTATTTCTTTCAACGACGAATTGCAGACGACGGGTCACTTTATTACCGCCTATCCTCTTGAAGACGTCCATGCGGCCAGTACCGTGCGCGTGCGGAGTGGAAAGGTGACGGTCACGGACGGCCCGTTTGTTGAGACCAACGAACAAATTGGCGGGTTTATCCTCATCGAGGCCCGAGACCTGAATGAGGCCATTCAGATCGCTTCCCGAATTCCGCCGGCTCGTCTGGGAGGGGTCGAGGTGCGTCCAGTCATCGAAAACCCCACGCTTGAATATTGGAAAGACAAGCCAGGACGGTAA
- a CDS encoding WD40/YVTN/BNR-like repeat-containing protein encodes MPLTLLHRLQSCRSVRLLTLCLLAFAPSMLKAQSVIQGTNWFPIGPADYQNGQTNDDSRVHASGRASVIAVNPANSNDVWLGTAGGGVWHSTNGGVNWLPMSDNEASLAIGSIALDGCSANGCAVIYLGTGENGIRRDTYYGMGLLIGSTSGGEFSTFGWNLMGADIFKYASITNVVLDPSTSGGSKGIYVSVSSGVTASATESTVTAPAPPQGYGIYKSSNLGSSWTHLTVPGSGTARSTDLVMDPQSNTTLYAGFLGKGIFKTTDGGTHWCPLNAGIALPPGCVAATGLPNPATTKFDSVRLAIRHPSAATPAVLYAVLGNCPDPIGNGPVFGGYCGSPLYQTTDGGVTWTQVNAAVPTGFSRYHQALTIDPSNAGTVYFGGLVINKSIDNGQTFNEMGANVHPDHHDLVFPDPSNLSRIYDASDGGFSFSNDGGNTWSSGNSDLQISEFQSLSFSPLTARIIGGTQDNGTEMWVGTRLWNHADDGDSASTVMDRDDLMTMFDVYVSVDPRVSTDGGSCCDWSSIVNGLNTSEPASFYAPIVEGVAAPHNLYFGSNRLYQSTNKGNTWVPVSPVLGGTTPVYPDIGVSNVITAIAVAPSNGNRIYVGFYDGQMFVTNSACTTAACWTAIGGPAKGLPNAPITRIAVDPNNADVAYATYSGFSAGSHLYKTTSGGGGWIPANTGLPGIPTNTVTVENSTTLWAGTDDGVYLSTNSGGSWIKYGTGLPHVPVYEIALDTLRGRLYAGTHGRGAFIITQPLLSNFEGWVNNDIWDIPVFGSGFVGTLANPVGSTCTMQIIQQNGAVCASSTTDDMGGTISFDGSGSIVTSKGGFYNGRDVAWACFNGSCIGGKTIAQCNPPGNPITSVTVSCGGQVGIDHILGCPAQANPPSSVLGLSGMPAGGPAPPGPGPAPATQGSEPLPAANFDVIPAVQGRNGVQALCTANVALQPGTKTDAALVKTRDAVNSTPSCQQSGVKAEVRGIPPEPQRGEDLQGSPPNLRLHAPTSVGGQLFTAIHAAAGSATNTCFDVSGIGSPLRNQVAVMKVDLETAPGGAAGGDVTVRESSSLGSCTTKVHTDPGESAAQIASDLAKAFQAPGVPGPAECPASQNPRDITPDGTSIISVLASELRVCNSDRNMGILIGPKELPNVKTRALQYSAKFVCGPVEKEKDHDWFGKKDKKDYDDKDKKDHDKAKDKKDYDKDDERGRGGDQMASGRYYTVINVHNPTERPAAIRMKFAVALADGKPGPISRYLEVQLGPDQVISINCAQIHRWLETNEEFLDGFAVLESDVELDVVAVYTGAGEHGDVQTLHTERVPARLQQ; translated from the coding sequence ATGCCCCTCACACTTCTGCATCGTCTCCAGTCTTGCCGGTCCGTCCGCCTGCTGACTCTATGCCTGCTCGCTTTCGCGCCTTCGATGCTGAAGGCTCAGTCGGTGATTCAAGGCACTAACTGGTTTCCAATCGGTCCGGCGGACTACCAAAATGGACAGACGAACGACGACAGTCGCGTCCATGCGAGCGGCCGGGCGTCCGTGATCGCGGTAAATCCGGCGAACTCGAATGACGTCTGGTTGGGAACGGCTGGCGGTGGTGTGTGGCATTCCACCAACGGCGGCGTCAATTGGCTGCCAATGTCCGACAACGAGGCATCTCTCGCCATCGGTTCGATCGCCCTAGATGGCTGCAGTGCCAACGGCTGCGCGGTGATCTACCTGGGTACTGGGGAAAACGGCATCCGGCGTGACACCTACTACGGCATGGGGCTGCTCATCGGATCGACTTCAGGCGGCGAGTTTTCGACATTCGGTTGGAATCTTATGGGCGCCGACATTTTCAAGTACGCTTCGATTACCAACGTCGTTCTTGATCCCTCGACGTCGGGGGGCAGCAAGGGCATCTACGTTTCCGTGTCGAGCGGCGTTACCGCTTCCGCGACCGAATCGACCGTAACGGCGCCCGCGCCGCCGCAAGGCTATGGCATCTACAAGTCGTCCAATCTGGGGTCGAGTTGGACCCACCTTACCGTTCCCGGATCGGGGACGGCCCGTTCCACCGATCTGGTGATGGATCCGCAAAGCAACACGACCCTGTATGCCGGCTTCCTGGGAAAGGGTATCTTCAAGACCACGGATGGAGGCACGCACTGGTGTCCGTTGAACGCCGGCATTGCGCTGCCTCCGGGATGCGTAGCAGCCACCGGACTGCCCAACCCGGCGACAACCAAGTTCGACAGCGTGCGCCTGGCGATTCGTCATCCCAGCGCCGCAACCCCGGCTGTCCTTTATGCCGTTCTCGGTAATTGTCCCGATCCCATCGGCAATGGGCCGGTCTTCGGAGGCTATTGCGGTTCACCTCTCTATCAGACCACAGATGGAGGAGTAACCTGGACTCAGGTCAACGCCGCGGTACCGACCGGTTTCAGCCGTTATCACCAGGCGCTGACCATCGACCCAAGCAATGCAGGGACGGTCTATTTCGGCGGACTCGTCATAAACAAGTCCATCGATAATGGCCAAACATTCAATGAAATGGGCGCCAACGTCCACCCTGACCACCATGACCTAGTTTTTCCCGATCCCTCTAACTTAAGCCGCATATACGATGCGAGCGACGGTGGTTTCTCGTTTTCCAACGACGGCGGGAATACGTGGTCCAGCGGGAACAGCGATCTGCAGATCAGCGAATTTCAGTCGCTTTCTTTCTCGCCGTTGACGGCTCGAATTATCGGAGGCACACAGGACAACGGAACCGAAATGTGGGTGGGCACCCGTCTCTGGAACCACGCCGATGACGGAGACTCGGCCTCGACCGTTATGGACCGGGATGACCTTATGACGATGTTCGATGTTTACGTCAGCGTAGATCCGCGCGTGTCAACGGACGGCGGCAGTTGTTGCGACTGGTCAAGCATTGTGAACGGGCTAAATACTTCCGAGCCGGCCTCTTTTTACGCCCCGATCGTAGAGGGCGTCGCAGCCCCGCATAATCTTTATTTCGGCAGCAACCGGTTGTACCAGAGCACCAACAAAGGCAACACTTGGGTCCCGGTGAGTCCCGTCCTGGGTGGTACGACTCCGGTCTATCCGGATATCGGCGTTTCCAACGTAATTACGGCGATAGCGGTGGCGCCGAGCAACGGCAATCGCATCTACGTTGGCTTCTACGACGGACAAATGTTCGTCACGAACAGCGCTTGCACCACAGCGGCCTGCTGGACCGCGATCGGCGGCCCCGCCAAGGGCCTTCCCAACGCGCCCATTACGCGTATCGCGGTGGATCCGAACAACGCCGATGTCGCGTACGCCACGTACTCGGGCTTCAGCGCTGGCTCCCACTTGTACAAGACAACCAGCGGCGGCGGCGGTTGGATACCGGCGAATACGGGACTGCCCGGCATTCCCACCAACACCGTCACTGTGGAAAACAGCACGACTCTGTGGGCAGGAACGGATGACGGCGTTTATTTGAGCACAAACTCAGGTGGCAGCTGGATCAAATATGGAACCGGACTGCCGCATGTGCCGGTGTATGAGATCGCCCTTGACACCCTTCGTGGCCGCCTTTACGCGGGCACGCACGGGCGCGGCGCCTTCATCATTACCCAGCCGCTGCTCAGCAATTTTGAGGGCTGGGTAAATAACGACATCTGGGATATCCCGGTGTTCGGCAGCGGCTTTGTTGGCACGTTGGCAAATCCAGTGGGTTCCACCTGCACCATGCAAATCATTCAGCAAAATGGCGCGGTCTGCGCTTCATCTACGACCGATGACATGGGCGGAACCATCTCGTTCGACGGCTCGGGCAGCATCGTAACCAGCAAAGGGGGCTTCTATAATGGGAGAGACGTAGCGTGGGCTTGCTTCAACGGAAGCTGCATCGGCGGCAAGACGATCGCGCAATGCAATCCACCTGGCAATCCAATCACCAGCGTGACGGTGAGCTGCGGCGGGCAGGTTGGCATTGACCACATTCTAGGTTGTCCCGCGCAGGCGAATCCACCGAGCAGCGTTCTCGGACTTTCCGGTATGCCGGCCGGCGGGCCGGCCCCACCAGGCCCCGGCCCAGCACCGGCAACGCAAGGATCGGAACCGCTCCCTGCCGCTAATTTTGACGTGATTCCCGCGGTGCAGGGAAGGAACGGCGTGCAGGCCCTATGCACTGCGAACGTCGCCCTGCAACCGGGAACTAAAACCGATGCAGCGCTCGTAAAAACGCGCGACGCCGTAAATTCCACCCCATCGTGCCAACAAAGCGGGGTGAAGGCTGAGGTTCGCGGGATACCACCTGAGCCGCAACGGGGAGAAGACCTCCAAGGCAGCCCGCCGAATTTGAGGCTGCACGCGCCGACGTCGGTGGGAGGGCAATTATTTACAGCCATCCATGCCGCCGCCGGTTCAGCGACAAACACGTGTTTCGATGTGTCGGGAATTGGCTCGCCGTTGCGGAATCAGGTCGCGGTCATGAAGGTCGATTTGGAGACGGCGCCCGGTGGCGCGGCGGGTGGTGATGTTACCGTGCGTGAGAGTTCCAGTCTCGGTTCATGTACCACCAAGGTACACACCGATCCTGGGGAGAGCGCGGCCCAGATTGCCAGTGACCTGGCCAAGGCTTTCCAGGCACCTGGCGTGCCTGGGCCGGCGGAGTGTCCGGCAAGTCAGAATCCTCGTGACATCACACCCGATGGAACGTCGATTATCAGCGTGCTGGCGTCGGAATTGCGAGTCTGCAACAGCGACCGCAACATGGGCATCCTAATCGGCCCCAAGGAACTGCCCAACGTAAAGACGCGCGCTCTGCAATACTCGGCCAAGTTCGTATGCGGACCTGTGGAAAAGGAAAAGGACCACGATTGGTTCGGCAAGAAAGACAAGAAGGACTACGACGATAAGGACAAAAAAGACCACGACAAAGCTAAGGATAAGAAGGATTACGACAAAGATGACGAGCGCGGCCGCGGTGGAGACCAGATGGCCAGCGGAAGGTACTACACCGTCATCAACGTCCACAATCCAACGGAGAGACCGGCGGCAATCCGGATGAAGTTCGCTGTGGCGCTGGCGGACGGAAAACCGGGCCCGATTTCGCGTTACTTAGAAGTCCAGCTCGGACCCGATCAGGTTATTTCCATCAACTGCGCCCAGATTCACCGGTGGCTTGAGACCAACGAGGAGTTCTTGGATGGATTTGCGGTCCTCGAGAGTGACGTCGAACTCGACGTGGTCGCTGTGTACACCGGGGCCGGGGAACACGGAGACGTACAAACTCTGCACACCGAACGTGTGCCGGCTCGCTTGCAGCAATAG
- a CDS encoding DUF4410 domain-containing protein has translation MKLMRWLSTLVLLFVSFNVVAQVPPAQNSVTPQKLPTFSFTKDMTIYVSDFELDAENVQVDKGSAINQVRPGILERPSKKEQRDPEAQAKKLVDTMSKSIVSDLQKAGYKAQRLAADDPKPSTGAWVHGVFTQVDEGSRIHRAIIGFGSGKATMELFVTLTDLASPQKPLYEASEDRASKNRPGAVITLNPYVAAAKFVMEKNAPEKTVKSTAAAISREVTLHLQPNPISSGLPTAANQQ, from the coding sequence ATGAAACTCATGCGATGGCTTTCTACACTCGTCCTTTTGTTCGTGTCTTTCAATGTTGTCGCTCAGGTTCCACCCGCGCAAAATTCTGTTACGCCGCAGAAGCTGCCGACTTTTTCCTTTACAAAAGACATGACCATCTATGTGAGCGACTTTGAGCTGGACGCTGAGAATGTTCAGGTAGATAAGGGATCGGCAATAAATCAAGTGCGACCAGGGATTCTGGAAAGACCGTCGAAGAAAGAGCAACGGGACCCAGAGGCCCAGGCAAAAAAGCTGGTCGATACGATGTCGAAGAGCATCGTCAGTGATCTCCAAAAGGCTGGCTACAAGGCTCAAAGATTGGCAGCGGATGATCCGAAGCCTTCGACGGGCGCGTGGGTGCATGGAGTGTTTACCCAGGTGGATGAAGGGAGTCGTATTCATCGCGCGATAATTGGCTTTGGATCCGGTAAGGCAACAATGGAACTATTTGTAACCCTAACCGATCTGGCAAGCCCCCAGAAACCGCTCTACGAAGCTTCTGAAGATCGCGCAAGCAAAAACAGACCCGGTGCCGTAATCACGCTGAATCCTTATGTAGCCGCAGCTAAGTTTGTCATGGAAAAGAATGCGCCGGAAAAAACTGTTAAAAGTACCGCCGCAGCAATTTCAAGGGAAGTGACTCTGCATCTGCAACCGAATCCGATATCATCTGGCCTACCAACTGCCGCAAACCAGCAATGA